One segment of Thermodesulfovibrionales bacterium DNA contains the following:
- a CDS encoding efflux RND transporter periplasmic adaptor subunit gives MMKKLLFGFLIMTVLGIAALLSFRNKETLPKYRTEKVTRGEIVMKVTATGTVNAVTTVLVGTQVSGTIKEIFVDFNSLVKKGQLIARIDPALFEEQVAQAKANFLSAKATLEKSNTALVDAKRTMDRNRELFSKNLIARSDLDTAETNYESARAQVGVSKAQVAQAEAALKNAETNLGYTRIVSPVNGTVVSRNVDVGQTVAASFQTPTLFTIAQDLTKMQIDTNVDEADIGKVKIGQDVEFTVDAYRDVTFKGKVGQVRIAPITVQNVVTYDVVITVNNPDFKLNPGMTANVSIIVAQKQDVLKIPNAALRFKPADKTKAKQPQKGSGIWILENEKPKRLPVSIGVSDGNFTEIVTGDVKEGQEVIIEALTRPKSPSTSGPRMF, from the coding sequence ATGATGAAAAAACTCCTGTTCGGCTTTCTCATTATGACGGTCCTCGGCATTGCAGCCCTCCTCTCCTTCAGAAATAAGGAGACCCTGCCAAAGTACCGGACGGAAAAGGTCACCAGGGGAGAGATTGTGATGAAGGTAACAGCCACAGGAACGGTGAACGCCGTCACAACCGTCCTCGTTGGGACCCAGGTCTCGGGTACGATAAAGGAGATCTTTGTCGATTTCAATTCGCTTGTGAAAAAGGGCCAACTCATTGCCCGGATCGACCCGGCCCTCTTCGAGGAGCAGGTAGCCCAGGCAAAGGCAAATTTTCTCTCTGCAAAGGCCACACTCGAAAAATCGAATACGGCCCTTGTTGACGCCAAGAGGACCATGGACAGGAACAGGGAGCTCTTCTCAAAAAATCTCATCGCACGGAGTGACCTCGACACGGCCGAAACAAACTACGAGAGCGCCAGGGCTCAGGTCGGCGTCTCCAAGGCCCAGGTGGCGCAGGCGGAGGCTGCCCTGAAAAATGCAGAGACAAACCTCGGCTATACGCGGATCGTCTCACCCGTTAACGGGACCGTCGTCTCGAGGAATGTTGACGTGGGACAGACGGTCGCAGCGAGTTTCCAGACGCCCACGCTCTTCACGATTGCTCAGGACCTGACGAAGATGCAGATCGATACGAATGTTGACGAAGCGGACATCGGCAAGGTGAAGATCGGGCAGGACGTCGAATTCACCGTGGACGCTTACCGTGACGTCACCTTCAAGGGGAAGGTCGGCCAGGTGCGGATCGCGCCGATCACCGTCCAGAATGTTGTCACGTACGACGTCGTCATTACCGTGAATAATCCTGATTTTAAACTGAACCCCGGCATGACTGCAAACGTTTCGATCATTGTGGCCCAGAAGCAGGACGTGCTGAAAATACCGAATGCCGCCCTCAGATTCAAGCCTGCAGACAAGACAAAGGCGAAACAGCCGCAGAAAGGATCGGGTATCTGGATTCTCGAAAACGAAAAGCCGAAGCGCCTCCCCGTCAGCATCGGCGTGAGCGACGGGAACTTTACCGAGATCGTGACGGGAGACGTGAAAGAGGGTCAGGAAGTGATCATAGAGGCGTTGACAAGACCGAAGAGTCCTTCGACGTCTGGCCCGAGAATGTTCTGA
- a CDS encoding nitronate monooxygenase family protein, producing MFDQEQALPALVIRGKKIRVPIIQGGMGVGVSLYPLASAVAREGGLGIISSACLDRLLTKRTGKKYSTYEASYEEVSRSKAAGGFVGINIMNALVRDFNDSVRGALDAGADAIIAGAGLPLTLPAIQPQKDTALIPIVSSSRALDIICKKWEKIGSRPDAVVLEGPLAGGHLGFKIDQIDLDCNRLENLFAPVKEMARKYGDFPVIVAGGIYTHEDILKFFKMGADGVQMGTRFLATEESSATDDYKRAVVGAREEDIIVAHDPGSPCGLPFRVIKQSPMYVSALKRLRKPKCDKGYVLLKDRDGKFSICPAKESNEHHFCICNGLLSSAGYNPDREEPLYTVGTNASRVDKIVPVKALMDELTGKVLVPSA from the coding sequence ATGTTTGATCAGGAACAGGCGCTGCCTGCGCTCGTCATAAGAGGAAAAAAGATACGGGTACCCATCATACAAGGGGGGATGGGTGTAGGCGTATCCCTCTATCCTCTTGCATCCGCCGTTGCAAGGGAGGGAGGACTCGGCATAATATCAAGTGCCTGCCTCGACAGGCTCCTGACGAAGAGGACCGGCAAGAAATACAGCACTTACGAGGCCTCCTACGAAGAAGTCTCGCGCTCGAAGGCTGCCGGGGGTTTTGTCGGCATCAACATCATGAACGCCCTGGTCAGGGACTTCAACGACTCTGTGAGAGGTGCTCTTGACGCCGGGGCCGATGCGATCATTGCAGGGGCAGGGCTCCCCCTGACTCTTCCTGCTATTCAGCCCCAGAAGGATACGGCCCTGATCCCTATCGTTTCATCTTCGCGGGCCCTCGATATCATCTGCAAGAAATGGGAGAAGATCGGCTCCAGACCTGATGCCGTGGTTCTCGAAGGTCCCCTTGCCGGCGGTCACCTTGGCTTTAAGATCGACCAGATAGACCTTGACTGCAACAGGCTCGAAAACCTCTTCGCGCCTGTTAAGGAGATGGCGAGGAAATACGGAGACTTCCCCGTTATCGTCGCCGGGGGTATCTATACTCATGAGGATATCCTCAAATTTTTCAAGATGGGTGCAGACGGTGTTCAGATGGGGACGCGATTCCTCGCGACGGAAGAGAGCAGCGCGACGGATGACTATAAACGGGCCGTGGTCGGCGCCAGGGAGGAGGACATCATCGTTGCTCATGATCCTGGTTCACCCTGTGGCCTGCCTTTCAGGGTGATAAAACAGTCTCCTATGTATGTCTCCGCGCTCAAGAGGCTGAGAAAGCCGAAGTGCGACAAGGGATATGTGCTTCTCAAAGATAGGGACGGCAAATTCAGCATCTGTCCAGCCAAGGAGAGCAACGAACACCATTTCTGTATCTGCAATGGACTTCTCAGTTCTGCGGGTTATAATCCCGACAGGGAAGAACCTCTCTACACCGTCGGCACAAATGCCAGCCGCGTTGACAAGATCGTCCCTGTCAAGGCCCTTATGGACGAGCTTACGGGCAAAGTGCTCGTACCGTCGGCATGA
- a CDS encoding TetR/AcrR family transcriptional regulator — translation MKTAVTREKIIDAGLKTFSRRGYLGSTTKEIAGKAGIAEVTLFRHFPSKEELFEEVISTHSFLPTLKGLLPEVSTMAFEDALTLIARRFLDTLNLRKDMIKIMHSEMHRYPEKIQKIYHAFVDEIRKTLASYFVEMQKKGVLREFDAALGARAFFGMFLSYFNAEEFLTSKRHRTVDPEKTIREFVEIFIQGTVK, via the coding sequence ATGAAGACCGCGGTCACGAGAGAAAAGATCATCGATGCAGGGCTCAAGACGTTTTCGAGGAGGGGTTATCTCGGCTCGACAACGAAAGAGATCGCCGGCAAAGCCGGGATCGCCGAGGTGACGCTCTTCAGGCATTTCCCTTCAAAGGAGGAGCTCTTCGAAGAGGTGATAAGCACCCATTCCTTCCTGCCGACGCTGAAGGGACTCCTCCCTGAGGTCTCGACGATGGCCTTTGAAGATGCCCTCACCCTCATCGCACGGAGGTTTCTCGATACCCTCAACCTGAGAAAGGATATGATTAAGATCATGCATTCGGAGATGCATCGCTACCCGGAGAAGATCCAGAAGATATACCACGCCTTCGTCGACGAGATCAGGAAGACCCTCGCTTCCTATTTTGTTGAAATGCAGAAAAAGGGGGTCCTCAGGGAGTTTGACGCGGCCCTCGGAGCGAGGGCATTTTTCGGGATGTTTTTGTCCTATTTCAACGCCGAGGAATTTCTCACGTCCAAGAGGCACCGGACGGTTGATCCTGAAAAGACGATCAGGGAGTTCGTTGAGATCTTCATACAGGGAACGGTGAAATAA